The Actinoplanes sp. N902-109 genomic interval GAGCACCTCGGGCTGGACACCCTGGACGCGGTCAACCTGCGCGTCGCCGGCCCCGGCCCGCTCACCGAGGAGTTCGGCGAGCTGGCCGGGATGCGCAAGGAGGGCCTGATCCGGCATCTCGGGCTGTCGAACGTGACCGCCGGCCAGGTCGCCGAGGCCCGCGCGATCGCCCCGGTCGTCTTCGTGCAGAACATGTACAACCTCGTGCTGCGCACCGACGACGCGCTGATCGACGAGCTCGCCGCCGACGGCATCGGCTTCGTGCCGTTCTTCCCGCTGGGTGGCTTCAACCCGCTGCAGTCCACGGTGCTCGACGAGGTCGCCGCCGCCGTGGGGGCCACCGGGCAGCAGGTCGCGCTGGCCTGGCTGCTGCAGCGCTCCCCCACCATCCTGCTGATCCCGGGTACGTCCACCGTGGCACACCTGCGCGCCAACGTCGCCGCCGCCGGCCTCGTGCTGCCCACCGACGCCGTCGAACGGCTGGACGCCCTGGTCAGTGCGTCATGACCCGCTGGTGCAGAGCCGTCACCACCGACCGGGCCGAGACGAAGGCGCCGTGCTGCCAGGCGACCTCATGGCTGAGCCAGTCGCCCGCGAAGTACACGTGGCCGGCCGGTTGCAGCAGCAGGTTGTAGGCCGGGGTGCCGGTGGGCGGGCTGGTCCACGCACCCTCCAGATAGCGCGTGCGGTGCCAGGCCATCGAGAACGACGCGGCCAGGTCCTTGCGGTACGTCTCCCCGTGGATCTTCGCCCCCTGCGCGAGCGCCCGTTCGAGGCGTTCGGGCGGGGTGAGCGAGCCGTACGTACGGGCCGCCGCACCGGTGTTGTAGTAGCCCACGATCAGCCCGCGGTCACCGTGGTAGCCGTACGACGGGTACCAGATGTGCGCGATGTCCAGGTCGGTCTCGGTGATGCCGCCGTAGATGTTCAGGTCCTGCTCCCACCAGCGGCGCCGGTACTCCAGCCCGATCTTGCCGGACGCGGTGACCGGGAACGAGCCCAGCGCGGCCGTGACGGCGTCGCCCAGGTTGTGCGGGATGCGGGCGAGCAGGTGCGGCGGGAGCGCGGCGATGCAGAAGTCCGCGGTGATCGCATGGCTGCGCCCGCCCCGGGTGTAGGTCACCTGGACGCCGCCGGGCCGGTCGGTCACGCCGGTCACCTCGGCGCCCAGCTTGATCCGGGCGGGCCCGACGGCTCTGCTCAGTGCGTACGGGATCCGGTCCATCCCGCCGACCGGCTGGAACATCAGCATGGCCTGGTCGTAGCCGAACTCGAAGCTGAAATAGCGCCCGACGGCGGTGGCGAACACGTCGGCCAGCGCGGGCGGTCCGGGCAGCGGCGTACCGGCGTCGTTGCCCGCGCCCGGGTAGCTCGCGAAACCGCGCCGGGTGGTGCCGGCATAGGCCCAGTCGTCGGTACGGCCACCGATCGCACCGAAGCCCTGCAGGAAGGTGAGCAC includes:
- a CDS encoding flavin monoamine oxidase family protein; amino-acid sequence: MSDRDVSRRRFLQSVGVSGGAGALFATMGALGLAPAAASPAPAFRAPSSSDFHLSGRSAKRVVILGGGIAGLASAYELGKAGYDCTVLEARGVAGGRNFTVRGGTTETDLDGHTQRATFSPGVYLNAGPARLAQWMITLDYCRELGVPIEVFTNQNADAYLYNEASGVAPQRYRTAKADVYGYVSELLAKATDQGALDGMLTAEDKERVLTFLQGFGAIGGRTDDWAYAGTTRRGFASYPGAGNDAGTPLPGPPALADVFATAVGRYFSFEFGYDQAMLMFQPVGGMDRIPYALSRAVGPARIKLGAEVTGVTDRPGGVQVTYTRGGRSHAITADFCIAALPPHLLARIPHNLGDAVTAALGSFPVTASGKIGLEYRRRWWEQDLNIYGGITETDLDIAHIWYPSYGYHGDRGLIVGYYNTGAAARTYGSLTPPERLERALAQGAKIHGETYRKDLAASFSMAWHRTRYLEGAWTSPPTGTPAYNLLLQPAGHVYFAGDWLSHEVAWQHGAFVSARSVVTALHQRVMTH
- a CDS encoding oxidoreductase; translated protein: MTNSTLTLAGDLVLSRMGYGAMQLAGPNAFGPPRDRAEAVRVLRTAVELGINHIDTSDFYGPVVTNEIIREALHPYGNDLRIVTKVGFRRGPQGTWDPSPHDLREQVLANLEHLGLDTLDAVNLRVAGPGPLTEEFGELAGMRKEGLIRHLGLSNVTAGQVAEARAIAPVVFVQNMYNLVLRTDDALIDELAADGIGFVPFFPLGGFNPLQSTVLDEVAAAVGATGQQVALAWLLQRSPTILLIPGTSTVAHLRANVAAAGLVLPTDAVERLDALVSAS